One genomic window of Malaciobacter molluscorum LMG 25693 includes the following:
- a CDS encoding aspartate kinase — translation MLKVLKFGGTSVGTLERIQNVANIIKKIKDDGHDVIAVVSAMSGETNKLIEYSEHFSKTPNKCEMDMLLSSGERVTSALLSIALNEQGYEAISMSGRQAGIVTDDAHTKARIEGIDTTSMKKAISDGKVVVVAGFQGVTEEGRVTTLGRGGSDLTAVAIAGAINADVCEIYTDVDGIYTTDPRIEPKAKKLDKISYDEMLELASLGAKVLQNRSVEMAKKLNVNLVSRSSFTPEIEGTLITKEENIMEKPIVSGIALDRNQIRVGLYGLTDRPGIAASIFTSLADENINVDMIVQTKGTDGKTNLDFTIPTTDFESCKKVMSKFDNDDSTKIDYSDEICKVSIVGVGMKSHTGVASKAFATLAKENINIRIISTSEIKISMIILEKYAELAVRALHDAYNLDK, via the coding sequence ATGTTAAAAGTTTTAAAATTTGGTGGAACAAGTGTTGGTACTTTAGAAAGAATACAAAATGTTGCCAACATAATAAAAAAAATAAAAGATGATGGGCACGATGTTATTGCAGTTGTTTCTGCAATGAGTGGTGAAACAAATAAATTAATAGAGTATTCTGAGCATTTTTCAAAAACTCCTAATAAATGTGAGATGGATATGCTTTTAAGTTCAGGAGAAAGAGTAACTTCTGCACTTTTATCGATAGCTTTAAATGAACAAGGATATGAAGCTATTTCTATGAGTGGAAGACAAGCTGGTATTGTTACTGATGATGCTCATACAAAAGCAAGGATTGAAGGAATTGATACAACTTCTATGAAGAAGGCTATAAGTGATGGTAAAGTTGTTGTTGTAGCTGGTTTTCAAGGCGTTACAGAAGAAGGAAGAGTAACTACACTTGGTAGAGGTGGAAGTGATCTAACTGCTGTTGCTATTGCTGGTGCTATTAATGCAGATGTATGTGAAATTTATACAGATGTTGATGGTATTTATACAACTGATCCAAGAATAGAACCAAAAGCAAAAAAACTTGATAAGATTTCATATGATGAAATGTTAGAACTTGCTTCACTAGGAGCAAAAGTTTTACAAAATAGATCAGTTGAAATGGCAAAAAAACTAAATGTAAACCTAGTATCAAGAAGTAGTTTTACACCAGAAATTGAAGGAACATTAATCACTAAGGAAGAGAATATTATGGAAAAACCAATTGTTAGCGGTATTGCTTTAGATAGAAATCAAATCAGAGTGGGTTTATATGGACTTACTGATAGACCAGGCATTGCAGCATCAATTTTTACGTCATTAGCAGATGAAAATATAAATGTTGATATGATTGTTCAAACAAAAGGAACAGATGGTAAAACAAATTTAGATTTTACAATTCCTACAACAGATTTTGAATCATGTAAAAAAGTAATGTCAAAATTTGATAATGATGATTCAACAAAGATAGATTATAGTGATGAAATTTGTAAAGTATCTATTGTTGGCGTTGGTATGAAATCACATACAGGTGTAGCATCAAAAGCATTTGCTACATTAGCAAAAGAGAATATCAATATAAGAATAATTTCTACAAGTGAAATAAAAATTTCGATGATTATTCTAGAAAAATATGCAGAATTGGCTGTTAGAGCTTTACATGATGCATACAATTTGGATAAATAA
- a CDS encoding DNA polymerase III subunit delta', protein MLNLTDIKVDTSTILIVNSIEDTLSYLLSILPTHSSRIIKNEEKDEFLIAQANAAIKEAYIASNNKKYIILCGKTFRSEAQNSLLKVLEEPPKNIVFIIVTTTKSTILPTIFSRIPHKYLKKSEESISIDLDLKRLDLKEIYSFIKDNQKISKQDSKDIVQSILFKISEQRIRLSEKELEIFSNSIKLLDLNSRPINVLTSLLLTLEQRENK, encoded by the coding sequence ATGTTAAATTTAACAGATATAAAAGTAGATACATCTACTATATTAATAGTAAATAGTATAGAAGATACACTTTCATATCTTTTATCTATTCTTCCTACTCACTCTTCACGAATTATTAAAAATGAAGAAAAAGATGAATTTTTAATAGCACAAGCAAATGCAGCAATAAAAGAAGCATATATTGCCTCAAATAATAAAAAATATATCATTTTATGTGGGAAAACTTTTAGAAGTGAAGCTCAGAATTCTTTACTTAAAGTGTTAGAAGAACCTCCTAAAAATATTGTGTTTATAATAGTTACAACAACAAAGTCAACTATATTACCAACTATATTTTCTAGAATACCACATAAATATTTAAAAAAATCAGAAGAATCTATATCTATTGATTTAGATTTAAAAAGATTGGATTTGAAAGAAATTTATTCATTTATAAAAGATAATCAAAAAATTTCAAAACAAGATAGTAAAGATATTGTTCAATCAATATTATTTAAAATATCAGAACAAAGAATTAGATTATCAGAAAAAGAGCTTGAAATATTTTCAAATTCAATTAAATTACTTGATTTAAATTCTAGGCCAATAAATGTATTAACATCTTTATTACTTACATTAGAACAAAGAGAAAATAAATGA
- a CDS encoding M16 family metallopeptidase — MGAQIKHININNVQVPVIFEKQTNLPILNLQLVFQNSGSIQDEKLNGIASFSAKLLNEGTKKLGSTKFASKLESNAISLNTTAGFETFVIELSSLKEVNDKAFKYLKDLLEDPNYDKNVVEKIKTIQIGSLKRKQNDYDYVAKNQLKKILFKDTPLENPSSGTVESISKIRLTDIKDFISNAFNLSNLIIVAGGDIEYNEIKEKLKNVLSILPVGKQKKLKSFEITAKPTTKELIKDTQQAYIYFGSRFNAKANDKESYMAKVASFILGGSGFGSRLMEEIRVKRGLAYSAYGYVSINKSHSYFTGYLQTKLESANEAKELVSKIVDEFVQKGVTKEELDSAKNFLLGSEPLRTETLAQRLGRAFNLYYKGLEQDYPKKELENIQNLKIDELNNYIKSHKEIIDLSFSIVRK, encoded by the coding sequence ATGGGTGCACAAATTAAACATATAAATATTAATAATGTACAAGTTCCTGTTATTTTTGAAAAACAAACAAATTTACCAATATTAAATCTACAATTGGTTTTTCAAAACTCAGGTTCTATTCAAGATGAAAAATTAAATGGGATTGCTTCTTTTTCAGCAAAACTATTAAATGAAGGGACTAAAAAACTTGGTTCAACAAAGTTTGCTTCAAAACTTGAAAGCAATGCAATTTCTTTAAATACAACAGCAGGTTTTGAAACTTTTGTTATAGAACTTTCTTCTTTAAAAGAAGTAAATGATAAAGCTTTTAAGTATTTAAAAGATTTATTAGAAGATCCAAATTATGATAAAAATGTAGTTGAAAAAATAAAAACAATTCAAATAGGTTCTTTAAAAAGAAAACAAAATGATTATGATTATGTTGCGAAAAATCAATTAAAAAAGATTTTATTTAAAGATACTCCATTAGAAAATCCATCATCTGGTACAGTTGAGTCAATCTCAAAAATTAGATTAACAGATATTAAAGATTTTATTTCAAATGCTTTTAATTTATCTAATTTAATTATAGTTGCAGGTGGAGATATTGAATATAATGAAATTAAAGAGAAGTTAAAAAATGTTTTAAGTATTCTTCCTGTTGGTAAACAAAAAAAATTAAAAAGTTTTGAAATAACAGCAAAACCAACAACTAAAGAATTAATAAAAGATACACAACAAGCTTATATATACTTTGGAAGTAGATTTAATGCAAAAGCAAATGACAAAGAGAGTTATATGGCAAAAGTAGCATCTTTTATTTTAGGTGGTTCAGGATTTGGATCAAGATTAATGGAAGAAATAAGAGTAAAAAGAGGTTTAGCATATAGTGCATATGGTTATGTTTCTATTAATAAATCACACTCATATTTTACAGGTTATTTACAAACAAAATTAGAAAGTGCAAATGAAGCTAAAGAATTAGTTTCAAAAATTGTGGATGAATTTGTACAAAAAGGTGTAACAAAAGAAGAATTAGATTCTGCCAAAAACTTTTTATTAGGAAGTGAACCTTTAAGAACTGAAACATTAGCTCAAAGATTAGGAAGAGCTTTTAATCTTTACTATAAAGGTTTAGAGCAAGACTATCCTAAAAAAGAGTTAGAGAATATCCAAAATCTAAAAATTGATGAATTAAATAATTATATTAAATCTCATAAAGAGATAATTGATTTATCATTTTCAATTGTAAGGAAATAA
- a CDS encoding prephenate dehydrogenase produces MRKLNIGIVGLGLMGGSLAKALKKYAIAKKVLGYINNEKNKKDVLELNLVDEIVDLETLKKESDVIILAIPVDGIIKMFPSLLDIDKKTTIIDMGSTKEYIVKNIPESIRENFIPAHPMTGTEKSGPKAAIDGLYEGNTVVLCNLEKNENTHVNKALRIFQGIGMRIVVMNADEHDIHACFMSHLPHAISFSLANTVMSHEDPRSIIALAAGGFKDMSRVAKSSPRMWTDIFKQNRKNLLKSIDLFEGHMKKVRKMVEEENYEELEKWMAKANSLHEIL; encoded by the coding sequence GTGAGAAAATTGAATATAGGTATAGTTGGTCTCGGTTTAATGGGTGGTTCTTTAGCCAAAGCCCTAAAAAAATATGCAATAGCAAAAAAAGTTTTAGGTTATATAAATAACGAAAAAAATAAAAAAGATGTATTAGAACTAAATTTAGTTGATGAAATTGTAGATTTAGAAACTCTAAAAAAAGAATCTGATGTTATTATTTTAGCAATTCCTGTTGATGGAATAATAAAAATGTTTCCATCATTACTTGATATTGATAAAAAAACTACTATTATTGATATGGGTTCTACAAAAGAGTATATTGTTAAAAATATTCCTGAAAGTATTAGAGAAAATTTTATTCCGGCACATCCCATGACAGGTACAGAAAAATCTGGTCCAAAGGCTGCAATTGATGGCTTATATGAGGGGAATACTGTAGTTTTATGTAATTTAGAAAAAAATGAAAACACACATGTAAATAAAGCATTGAGAATCTTTCAAGGTATTGGAATGAGAATAGTTGTAATGAATGCAGATGAACATGATATTCATGCTTGTTTTATGTCTCATTTACCTCATGCTATTTCATTTTCTCTTGCAAATACAGTAATGTCTCATGAAGATCCAAGATCTATCATTGCATTGGCAGCAGGTGGATTTAAAGATATGAGTAGGGTAGCAAAATCCAGCCCAAGAATGTGGACAGATATTTTTAAACAAAATAGAAAGAACTTATTGAAATCAATTGATTTATTTGAAGGACATATGAAAAAAGTAAGAAAAATGGTAGAAGAAGAAAATTACGAAGAATTAGAAAAATGGATGGCTAAAGCAAATAGTTTACATGAAATTCTTTAA
- a CDS encoding RNA pyrophosphohydrolase, which produces MTDKEEIIPNKNGKNYRPNVAAIVLSAKYPEKCEVFIASRTDVDNAWQFPQGGIDEGETSKQALFRELEEEIGTNKVEIIAQYPEWVSYDFPPAIAKKMQPYDGQIQKYYLVKLKKGAKININTEIPEFSEYKFVATKNIYDYITFFKRTVYKQVLKYFKKEGYI; this is translated from the coding sequence ATGACTGATAAAGAAGAAATAATACCTAATAAAAATGGTAAAAATTACAGACCAAATGTTGCAGCAATAGTACTATCAGCAAAATATCCTGAAAAGTGTGAAGTTTTTATAGCCTCACGCACAGATGTTGATAATGCTTGGCAATTTCCACAAGGTGGAATTGATGAGGGAGAAACATCAAAACAGGCTTTATTTAGGGAACTAGAAGAAGAAATAGGAACAAATAAAGTGGAAATAATTGCACAATATCCTGAATGGGTTAGTTATGATTTCCCACCTGCAATTGCAAAAAAAATGCAACCTTATGATGGACAGATACAAAAATATTATTTAGTTAAACTTAAAAAAGGTGCAAAAATTAATATTAATACTGAGATACCTGAGTTTAGTGAATATAAATTTGTAGCAACAAAAAATATATATGACTATATTACTTTTTTTAAAAGAACTGTTTACAAACAAGTTCTTAAATATTTTAAAAAAGAAGGTTATATTTAA
- a CDS encoding YggT family protein, with amino-acid sequence MLDALLNSFFTVVLGIIFLYKWVIIISAILSWVRPDPYNPIVQMLYRLTEPAYALIRRVIPTVFGGMDLAPVILIFILIFLETFLSKLFSGMM; translated from the coding sequence ATGTTAGATGCATTATTAAATTCTTTTTTTACAGTAGTGTTAGGAATAATATTTCTTTACAAATGGGTTATTATTATTTCAGCAATTTTATCATGGGTTAGACCAGATCCATATAATCCAATTGTTCAAATGTTATATAGACTAACAGAACCTGCATATGCTCTTATAAGAAGAGTGATTCCTACTGTTTTTGGAGGAATGGATTTAGCACCAGTTATACTAATATTTATTTTAATTTTTCTAGAGACTTTTTTAAGTAAATTATTTTCGGGAATGATGTAA
- the gltX gene encoding glutamate--tRNA ligase — MLRFAPSLTGDMNVNDLRVALFNFIVSKKLNEELLIRIEDIDKERFEEGKDKEVLELLNLFSIDYTRVLNQSSNFKYYQKLAMQLMGQKKAFACFCSDEKLEELKQDAIKNNKPIVYDGFCEKLSDEAVLEVNAAFTVRIKRPNDNIKFDDLIKGTLDYSSDDVDSFVILTHDKNPTSNYACAIDDMLYDISFVIDTEDKILNTPKQIHIRNSLGYSKKIDYLHLPKIEVQEEISIKSLIEEGFLPAAIANYLVLLGNKTPKDIFTLEEAIEWFDIKNISLDNPTFDIEKLKIINKKHLILIDELRLSKLLGFADEDIGKLAKLFLEEVSTLKQIKEKIDSIFSKKLVIKGFEKEVSKIINCLQHSPYFENLNELQEFIKNNTGLNEESLSKPLYYVLTGLNSGPNLNDIYPLIKNYLGEIVRC, encoded by the coding sequence TTGTTAAGATTTGCCCCTAGTTTAACTGGAGACATGAATGTTAATGACTTAAGAGTAGCTTTATTTAACTTTATAGTATCAAAGAAATTAAATGAAGAACTTTTAATTAGAATCGAAGATATTGATAAAGAAAGATTTGAAGAAGGAAAAGATAAAGAAGTTCTTGAACTGTTAAATCTTTTTTCAATAGATTATACAAGAGTATTAAATCAAAGTAGTAATTTCAAATATTATCAAAAACTTGCAATGCAGTTAATGGGACAAAAAAAAGCTTTTGCTTGTTTTTGTAGTGATGAAAAACTAGAAGAATTAAAACAAGATGCGATAAAAAACAATAAACCTATTGTTTATGATGGTTTTTGTGAAAAGTTATCTGATGAAGCAGTATTAGAAGTAAATGCTGCTTTTACTGTTAGAATAAAAAGACCAAATGATAATATTAAATTTGATGATTTAATAAAAGGAACATTAGATTACTCTTCTGATGATGTAGACTCATTTGTTATTTTAACTCATGATAAGAACCCTACTTCTAATTATGCTTGTGCAATTGATGATATGTTATATGATATTTCATTTGTTATAGATACAGAAGATAAAATTTTAAATACGCCTAAACAAATTCATATTAGAAACTCTTTAGGTTATAGTAAAAAAATAGATTATCTTCATTTACCAAAAATAGAGGTACAAGAAGAGATTTCTATAAAAAGTCTTATTGAAGAAGGTTTTTTACCTGCAGCAATTGCAAATTACTTAGTATTATTAGGTAATAAAACACCAAAAGATATTTTTACTTTAGAAGAAGCAATAGAATGGTTTGATATTAAAAATATTTCATTAGATAACCCTACATTTGATATAGAAAAATTAAAAATTATTAATAAAAAACATTTAATATTAATAGATGAATTAAGGTTATCTAAATTATTAGGATTTGCTGATGAAGATATTGGAAAATTAGCTAAATTGTTTTTAGAAGAAGTTAGTACATTAAAACAAATAAAAGAAAAAATAGATTCAATATTTTCTAAAAAATTAGTTATTAAGGGTTTTGAAAAAGAGGTATCAAAAATAATAAATTGTCTTCAACATTCACCATATTTTGAAAATCTTAATGAATTGCAAGAATTTATTAAAAATAATACAGGTTTAAATGAAGAATCTTTATCAAAACCATTGTATTATGTTTTGACAGGATTAAATAGTGGACCAAATTTAAATGATATTTATCCATTAATAAAAAATTATTTAGGGGAGATAGTTAGATGTTAG
- the bamA gene encoding outer membrane protein assembly factor BamA, with the protein MKKRLTLLSIALASLLHAEQINSIEYINLTKISSKIADETLGLKPGEELDVNKVNKALKEFYKFGYFDDISVKTNNGKLQFIFQEKPSIANLEINGYKSREEDIDSLKALMGLKKGSMYSTQRANKAKKVLLSELEKDGYINSIVEVEVEPINQSSVSVVFNVNKGDEIIIKKVNYIGANKLDASDFENVTANKEEDFISWWFGQNDGELKLDQLDYEKPRINDLYFQNGYLDAKVKDPFLKVDFASNQARLDFFIEEGEQYTTNSIKIYVDESILKSKDLYPDLELKKDRTFNISKLRNDVDFIKTKISDLGYAFAQVKYDIKKDEKNAKADIVFNVIPGKKVYINDVKISGNSRTLDRVIRRNIYLAPGDLFSLTDYKDSISKLKRTGYFDKVQVEQKRISEDRMDLAVKVVEARTGNIILGGGYGSYDKMMVNAAISDNNIFGSGLGVSLSTELSAKESDFMFKLTNPSINDSKYNGDIEIHNQDTEIDRDNYELNKKAVGFSVGIGKEFFRNFYAGARYRLDFIDESYDYDDDFKKDPTKEYYDDTDYVTSSVTPYLKFDNTDDFYLPRNGIKVGTSLEVAGLGGDSKYLKSSSYFKYFYSLEDAFDLDWIFRYKANLKMIVDNGQINQGDSLYLGGPKTLRGFKSYAFGPDNDDGVREDPYKKLYANSVELSFPLVASAKMRWGVFYDYGMIGEDSFSQIKRSSTGAIFEWVSPVGPLQLIFAKPIDDKSGDDTSSFEFSLGSSF; encoded by the coding sequence GTGAAAAAAAGACTTACATTACTATCAATAGCGTTAGCTTCATTACTTCACGCAGAACAAATCAACTCAATTGAATATATTAATTTAACAAAAATTTCATCTAAAATTGCAGATGAGACTTTAGGGTTAAAGCCTGGTGAAGAGTTAGATGTTAATAAAGTAAATAAAGCCTTAAAAGAGTTTTATAAGTTTGGTTATTTTGATGATATAAGTGTTAAAACAAATAATGGAAAATTACAATTTATTTTTCAAGAAAAACCTTCTATTGCTAATTTAGAAATTAATGGTTATAAATCAAGAGAAGAAGATATCGACAGTTTAAAAGCTCTGATGGGTCTTAAAAAAGGTAGTATGTATTCTACACAAAGAGCAAACAAAGCAAAAAAAGTTTTACTTTCTGAATTGGAAAAAGATGGTTATATTAATTCTATTGTAGAAGTAGAAGTTGAACCTATTAATCAAAGCTCAGTATCAGTGGTATTCAATGTTAACAAAGGTGATGAAATTATAATCAAAAAAGTTAACTATATTGGTGCAAATAAACTTGATGCAAGTGATTTTGAAAATGTAACAGCAAATAAAGAAGAAGATTTTATATCTTGGTGGTTTGGGCAAAATGATGGAGAGTTAAAACTTGATCAATTAGATTATGAGAAACCAAGAATTAATGATTTATATTTTCAAAATGGATATTTGGATGCAAAAGTTAAAGATCCATTTTTAAAAGTAGATTTTGCTTCAAATCAGGCAAGACTTGATTTTTTTATTGAAGAAGGTGAACAATATACAACTAATTCAATAAAAATTTATGTTGATGAATCAATTCTAAAATCAAAAGATTTATATCCTGATTTAGAGTTAAAAAAGGATAGAACTTTTAATATTTCAAAATTAAGAAATGATGTTGATTTTATTAAGACAAAAATTTCTGATTTAGGTTATGCATTTGCTCAAGTAAAGTATGATATTAAAAAAGATGAAAAAAATGCAAAAGCAGATATTGTTTTTAATGTAATACCAGGTAAAAAAGTATATATAAATGATGTTAAAATATCTGGAAACTCTAGAACTTTAGATAGAGTAATAAGAAGAAATATATATTTAGCCCCTGGAGATTTATTTAGTTTAACTGATTATAAAGACTCTATTTCAAAATTAAAAAGAACTGGTTATTTTGATAAAGTTCAAGTAGAACAAAAAAGAATCTCTGAAGATAGAATGGATTTAGCTGTAAAAGTTGTTGAAGCAAGAACTGGTAATATTATCTTAGGTGGTGGTTATGGTTCTTATGACAAGATGATGGTTAATGCTGCAATTAGTGATAATAATATTTTTGGTTCAGGACTTGGTGTATCTTTATCAACAGAACTTTCTGCAAAAGAATCTGATTTTATGTTTAAATTAACAAATCCTTCAATTAATGATAGTAAATATAATGGGGATATTGAAATTCATAACCAAGATACTGAAATTGATAGAGATAATTATGAATTAAATAAAAAAGCAGTAGGTTTTTCTGTTGGAATCGGTAAAGAATTTTTTAGAAATTTTTATGCAGGAGCTAGATATAGACTTGATTTTATTGATGAAAGTTATGATTATGATGATGATTTTAAAAAGGATCCTACAAAAGAGTATTATGATGATACAGATTACGTTACAAGTTCAGTTACACCTTATTTAAAATTTGATAACACTGATGATTTTTATTTACCAAGAAATGGTATTAAAGTTGGAACTTCTTTAGAAGTTGCAGGACTTGGTGGAGATTCGAAGTATTTAAAATCTAGTTCATATTTTAAATACTTTTATTCATTGGAAGATGCTTTTGATTTAGATTGGATTTTTAGATATAAAGCTAATTTGAAAATGATTGTAGATAATGGACAAATTAATCAGGGTGATTCTTTATATTTAGGTGGTCCAAAAACACTTAGAGGGTTTAAATCTTATGCCTTTGGTCCAGATAATGATGATGGAGTAAGAGAAGATCCTTACAAAAAATTATATGCAAACTCAGTAGAATTAAGTTTTCCTCTTGTTGCAAGTGCTAAAATGAGATGGGGAGTATTTTATGATTATGGTATGATAGGTGAAGATAGTTTTAGTCAAATAAAAAGATCTTCAACAGGTGCAATATTTGAATGGGTTTCTCCTGTAGGACCTCTTCAACTTATTTTTGCTAAACCAATTGATGATAAATCAGGTGATGATACATCATCTTTTGAATTTTCTTTAGGAAGTAGTTTTTAA
- the folP gene encoding dihydropteroate synthase yields MSKFKTKIMGILNVNEDSFFKNSRFKENEAIERIEKLIDDGAKIIDIGAVSSRPGSLPVKPEIELERVKNIADLIYSNKLYEKAKFSIDSYEPLVIDYVLNKGFSIVNDITGLQNEEVIKLCAKYNATTVIMHMQKDPTLMQENPVYEDVVVEVKDFLKQQALKAESFGVKEIILDVGIGFGKTLKHNLKLLKNLKEFEDLGYELLIGASRKSMIDKIVPSSIEQRLPGTIAVHLESINNGASIIRCHDVKEHFQAIKVLEAIKEI; encoded by the coding sequence ATGAGCAAATTTAAAACAAAGATAATGGGTATTTTAAATGTAAATGAAGACTCATTTTTTAAAAATAGTAGATTTAAAGAAAATGAAGCCATTGAAAGAATAGAAAAATTAATTGATGATGGTGCTAAAATAATTGATATAGGTGCTGTTTCAAGTAGACCAGGAAGTTTACCTGTAAAACCTGAAATAGAATTAGAAAGAGTAAAAAATATTGCTGATTTGATTTATTCAAATAAGTTATATGAAAAAGCAAAATTTTCTATTGATTCTTATGAACCTTTAGTTATTGATTATGTATTAAATAAAGGTTTTTCAATAGTAAATGATATTACTGGTTTACAAAATGAAGAAGTAATTAAACTTTGTGCAAAATATAATGCTACAACAGTAATTATGCATATGCAAAAAGATCCAACTTTAATGCAAGAAAATCCAGTATATGAAGATGTTGTAGTTGAAGTGAAAGATTTTTTAAAACAGCAAGCTTTAAAAGCAGAATCTTTTGGAGTAAAAGAGATAATATTAGATGTTGGTATAGGTTTTGGAAAAACATTAAAACATAATTTAAAACTATTAAAAAACTTAAAAGAGTTTGAAGATTTAGGATATGAGTTATTAATTGGCGCAAGTAGAAAATCAATGATTGATAAAATAGTACCTTCATCAATAGAACAAAGACTACCTGGAACTATTGCTGTTCATTTAGAATCTATAAATAATGGAGCTTCAATTATTAGATGTCATGATGTAAAAGAGCATTTCCAAGCAATCAAAGTTTTAGAAGCAATAAAAGAGATATAA
- a CDS encoding HobA family DNA replication regulator has translation MQEFLNWTVDIIREDKLLSPWLEEKKYEWTPLVSKSIVNILEKGCSMIIITDKERDWFLEYIFTNINSPVQNRPFLPFYDGKGFYKYLDEVKSEEDINYIKDMLNISFPNGYCFWYIGRSQNVRAIIPKVSKNSFLWLLDEEMQDAFNLRSKDEALDMKLLQMFRLYNKTLSAALFAEINVEN, from the coding sequence GTGCAAGAATTTTTAAATTGGACGGTTGATATAATCAGGGAAGATAAACTTTTATCTCCTTGGTTAGAAGAAAAAAAATATGAATGGACACCTTTAGTATCTAAATCAATTGTGAATATACTAGAAAAAGGTTGTTCTATGATTATTATTACGGATAAAGAAAGAGATTGGTTTTTAGAATATATTTTTACGAATATTAATTCTCCCGTTCAAAATAGACCTTTTTTACCTTTTTATGATGGTAAAGGTTTTTATAAATATTTGGATGAAGTTAAATCGGAAGAAGATATTAATTATATAAAAGATATGCTAAATATATCTTTCCCTAATGGATATTGTTTTTGGTATATTGGTAGAAGTCAAAACGTTAGAGCTATTATTCCAAAAGTTTCTAAAAATTCTTTTCTTTGGCTTCTTGATGAAGAGATGCAAGATGCATTTAATTTGAGAAGTAAAGATGAGGCATTAGATATGAAATTATTACAAATGTTTAGACTTTACAATAAAACATTAAGTGCTGCATTGTTTGCAGAGATAAATGTAGAAAATTAA
- a CDS encoding dehypoxanthine futalosine cyclase — MVKPINIDKRLSKNEALDLIKNASLTQLGKLASEKKAQLHPEKITTFVVDRNINYTNVCWVDCKFCAFYRHKKDEDSYVLSYDEIDKKIEELLEIGGTQILMQGGVHPNLKIDYYEDLVEHIHTKFPQITLHSFSAIEISYIARVSKITKLEVLKRLQAKGLSSIPGAGAEILSDKVRDIIAPKKIDVDEWLEVHRLAHSIGMKTTATMMFGTVETDEEIIEHWDRIRQLQDETGGFRAFIMWSFQSANTKLKEEIPDLKPQSSNRYLRLLAVSRLFLDNFPNIQSSWVTQGSYIGQLALKFGANDLGSTMMEENVVAAAGATNCMNQDEMIALIKDVGENPAKRNTAYEIIKRY; from the coding sequence ATGGTTAAACCTATAAATATAGATAAAAGATTATCCAAAAATGAAGCATTAGACTTAATTAAAAATGCTTCATTAACACAACTTGGTAAACTAGCTAGTGAAAAAAAAGCACAATTGCATCCTGAAAAAATAACTACATTTGTTGTTGACAGAAATATTAATTATACAAATGTATGTTGGGTGGATTGTAAATTTTGTGCTTTTTATAGACATAAAAAGGATGAAGATTCATATGTTTTGTCATATGATGAAATTGATAAAAAGATTGAAGAATTACTAGAAATTGGTGGAACACAAATTCTTATGCAAGGTGGAGTTCATCCAAATTTAAAAATTGATTATTATGAAGATTTGGTTGAACATATACATACAAAGTTCCCTCAAATTACTCTTCATAGTTTTTCTGCAATAGAAATATCATATATTGCAAGAGTTTCAAAAATAACAAAATTGGAAGTGCTAAAAAGATTACAAGCAAAAGGATTAAGTTCTATTCCTGGAGCTGGTGCTGAAATTTTGAGTGACAAAGTAAGAGATATTATTGCTCCTAAAAAAATAGATGTAGATGAATGGTTAGAAGTTCATAGACTTGCGCATTCTATTGGTATGAAAACAACTGCAACAATGATGTTTGGTACAGTTGAAACTGATGAAGAAATAATTGAACATTGGGATAGAATAAGACAACTACAAGATGAAACTGGTGGCTTTAGAGCATTTATTATGTGGTCTTTTCAAAGTGCAAATACAAAACTTAAAGAAGAGATTCCTGATTTAAAACCGCAATCATCAAATAGGTACTTAAGACTTCTTGCAGTTTCAAGACTATTTTTAGATAATTTTCCTAATATTCAAAGTTCTTGGGTAACTCAAGGATCTTATATAGGACAATTAGCATTAAAATTTGGAGCTAACGACCTTGGAAGTACAATGATGGAAGAAAATGTTGTAGCAGCAGCAGGAGCAACAAATTGTATGAATCAAGATGAGATGATTGCTCTTATTAAAGATGTAGGAGAAAATCCTGCAAAAAGAAATACTGCTTATGAAATAATAAAGAGGTATTAA